In the Drosophila gunungcola strain Sukarami unplaced genomic scaffold, Dgunungcola_SK_2 000001F, whole genome shotgun sequence genome, one interval contains:
- the LOC128261915 gene encoding 2-oxoglutarate and iron-dependent oxygenase JMJD4 homolog, giving the protein MASEALDGDNLLQLQPEEIGKNDEQLLPDEIQRCTGLSYNDFYWRYMHKNFPVIITDVSNDWECQQWTAVQEARDLNSNPPSASSSINFDYLKNKIANGPVPVADCNSSYFNSHTKLELNFHDYLERWRSSTGNQSSSPLSSLSSPEVNSNVDPATRDNLYLKDWHLAAQMPDYNFYKVPKYFASDWLNEQLIDQKKDDYRFVYMGPKNSWTSYHSDVFGSFSWSTNIVGLKKWIIMPPGEELKLNDRLGNPPFSIDEQMLDEHNVRYYTINQRANEAVFVPSGWFHQVWNLTDTISVNHNWFNACNISLVWQNLRQNLKAVCREISDCQQMDDFEAHCQTMLRASFGINYLDFMELLEFIAARRLAEETAATKFLLFDSYRMNDYHVQYDLACLRRITRTLSEDPTIQRSPLQLEGRCRQLLARLEFWS; this is encoded by the exons ATGGCGTCAGAGGCGCTGGATGGGGATAACCTTCTCCAGTTGCAACCCGAGGAAATTGGGAAAAATGACGAACAGCTGCTGCCCGACGAAATCCAGCGGTGCACTGGACTAAGTTATAACGATTTTTACTGGCGCTACATGCACAAGAATTTCCCGGTCATCATCACGGACGTCTCCAACGATTGGGAGTGCCAGCAGTGGACCGCTGTCCAGGAAGCCAGGGATCTCAACTCCAATCCCCCCAGTGCATCCTCTTCCATCAACTTTGACTACCTCAAAAATAAGATTGCCAATGGCCCGGTTCCAGTCGCCGATTGTAATTCGTCGTACTTCAATAGTCACACCAAACTGGAGCTCAATTTTCACGATTACCTCGAGAGATGGCGAAGTAGCACCGGGAATCAATCATCATCACCAttatcatcattatcatcaccGGAAGTCAACAGTAATGTGGATCCCGCGACCAGGGACAATCTCTACCTCAAGGACTGGCATCTGGCTGCCCAAATGCCGGACTATAACTTCTACAAGGTGCCTAAATACTTTGCCTCCGATTGGCTCAACGAACAACTGATTGATCAGAAGAAGGACGACTACAGATTCGTCTACATGGGACCCAAGAACTCATG GACCTCCTATCATTCGGATGTGTTTGGGTCCTTCAGCTGGTCCACCAACATAGTGGGCCTAaagaaatggataataatgcCGCCGGGAGAAGAGCTCAAGCTGAACGATCGCTTGGGTAACCCGCCCTTCAGCATAGACGAGCAAATGCTGGATGAGCACAATGTGCGATATTACACCATCAATCAGCGGGCCAATGAGGCTGTTTTCGTGCCCAGTGGCTGGTTCCATCAGGTGTGGAACCTGACGGACACCATATCCGTCAATCACAACTGGTTCAATGCCTGCAATATATCCCTGGTCTGGCAGAATCTCAGGCAAAACTTGAAGGCCGTATGCCGAGAGATCTCCGATTGCCAGCAGATGGATGATTTCGAGGCCCACTGCCAGACAATGCTGAGGGCCAGCTTTGGCATCAACTACCTCGATTTTATGGAGCTCCTCGAGTTCATTGCCGCTCGCCGATTGGCCGAGGAAACCGCAGCCACCAAGTTTTTACTATTCGATAGCTATAGAATGAATGATTATCATGTGCAATACGATCTCGCATGCTTGAGGAGGATCACGAGGACCCTGTCGGAGGATCCGACAATCCAGCGAAGTCCCCTTCAGTTGGAAGGTCGCTGCCGGCAGTTGCTCGCCCGATTGGAGTTTTGGTCATAG
- the LOC128261916 gene encoding uncharacterized protein LOC128261916: MCPQLKAIGLPDLQEFQALFKQNWPEYCQEYYCLDNFIEFLKKQPQVKHLKVYTLDTKQARDEGIFVIVDRYQLFVGGLNNTNGLVQKTLDLVDWSTGLKCSSIPYRHIEALNSVIESKALKLVFRSPTDLFYMKAKDALQLKVEPPAGFVLRSLSVADAPLVNEEWPNHHLGSLFFIERQIRMCISVGLYREDTQELVAWCIRLQGGYLGALQVKACHKRRGFGSVVTREISYRLAAQGHDVMALVGPTNKPSHEMFSKLGFQVIDQCEWLRTEPIHGEFTWPDGE; this comes from the exons ATGTGCCCTCAATTGAAAGCGATTGGATTGCCAGATCTCCAGGAGTTTCAAGCACTCTTCAAACAAAACTGGCCCGAATATTGTCAGGAATACTACTGCCTGGATAACTTTATAGAGTTTCTGAAAAAGCAACCCCAAGTCAAGCATTTGAAAGTCTATACGTTGGATACAAAACAAGCCAGAGATGAGGGCATTTTCGTGATAGTG GATCGCTACCAACTGTTTGTGGGCGGTTTGAACAACACAAATGGTCTTGTACAAAAAACTCTGGACTTGGTGGACTGGTCAACGGGCTTGAAATGCAGCTCTATACCCTACAGACATATTGAGGCCTTAAATAGTGTTATTGAGTCTAAAGCGTTAAAATTGGTGTTCAGGAGCCCCACCGATTTGTTTTACATGAAGGCCAAGGATGCTCTTCAGCTGAAAGTTGA ACCCCCTGCTGGATTTGTCTTAAGATCTTTGAGTGTGGCAGATGCTCCTCTGGTAAATGAGGAGTGGCCCAATCATCACTTGGGATCTCTGTTCTTTATAGAAAGACAGATTCGCATGTGCATCAGTGTTGGGTTGTATCGGGAAGATACTCAGGAACTAGTGGCCTGGTGCATTAG ATTACAAGGCGGCTACTTGGGGGCCCTGCAAGTGAAAGCGTGCCACAAACGTCGCGGATTCGGCAGTGTGGTGACCAGGGAAATATCATACCGCCTGGCAGCCCAAGGGCACGATGTAATGGCCCTCGTGGGTCCCACGAATAAGCCCTCCCACGAAATGTTCAGTAAGCTCGGCTTCCAAGTCATCGACCAATGCGAGTGGCTGAGAACGGAACCCATCCATGGAGAATTCACCTGGCCCGACGGCGAGTAA